The DNA segment CATTTTGCAAACCAGGAACCAAGTTAAAGGACTTCATAGCAGCAATTCCTAACTGTGAATCTGAGATTGCAAAGCTCCGCCATGATGTCGAAGAGTATGCTAAGCAATTCCCAACCATTGGGTTTGAAAAAGAAACCATGAAGTACAAGAACTAAGGTATCCAAACTGCATCAGGTACATTTATGATGACATTAGCTATGATATATGTTGCCTTAACTCCTTGGAAACAATATGTTTGGTTCCTGGATTTTCACATTGCTAGAATTGACCATATTCGAGATCACATTACAACACTTGAGAAAAACAATATGCAGTTCACACATAGAATGTTTAATCTTACAATTACTTACAGATACTTCATTTTCTGAGAATGTATCAGAAATGCGTTCTGTTGTGCTTCTGCATATCTTCATCGAACTTTTTGTTAGAAACGAAGTTTAAtgattgtttgtttatttttgaacAGCAGGTTATCAGATATCAGAACAGTTTTTTTTTACTCAGTCGGGTTTATGTGAAAAGACTTTGACTTACAGATCATATCAAGGCTGTGAATGTTGGGTTCTTTATCCATATAATCTTGCAAATTTTGATCTGTATCTGTTGTAACTTGTAATGTATATATGCAAAGAAACCAACTGAAGCTAAGTAAAGCAATAAATTTGGCCCTTCTAAATGTGATCACCATTTTTACTTAAGGGTCTAATTGGCTTGAACTGTGTTTGACAATACATGAACATCAGTTCATACAACTATTATATCTTATAAAAACTCAACTCTAAAATTCTTATAATAGAATGACAATATAAATTTATGAATTATAATATGAGTATAGATAATTATATGAAGATTAATATATATGACTATGCAGGGTGAATCGAGGATTTCTCTCCTATGAGGGCAAACAATataactaaaataatttttatccaaaaaataataattaataaaaaccaGAGGTCAAAGTTAgttcaagtaaaatagtagcaaaaatataaaatcaaaattctaAGTAGGAGCAAAAAAATACCAAAGCAGAGAGGCAAAGATCGGAGATGGAGTGCCGGACCAACGATCAACGATCCTACTACGGAGGAATTGGCTGccgattttgatttaatcttagTTAGGATTAAGGATTTCAATTCAAgcttaagaagaaagaggaatttgggaagaagaactaaagagatTAAAGAGAGTAAGATAGACAAATGATTTGTTTTAGGAcctatttagttttaaatttaaatatttactttttattttttatttttgtttttaacaaaacgacgtagttctaattaaataaaacgacgttgttttgctttaaaacagaattaaaaaaataaaaaaaaattaaatttaaaaccattCTCCATCCTCAATTATAGAACCAGTACCTCCATTGATGAATGAGGTAAAGCTCTAAAACTTCAAATTTAATATctgagtttaaaaaaaaatacaaatctatatgtatatatagagaTTGTAATAGATAAGTGAAGAAGATTAACATAATGgacaaaaattagggaaaattacaaaactgggtcaaatgggaggcccatttacatatttaacctatttactaatcctactacatatctagattgattttgtgtgactttcccataatacccctaaccttcccacttccaccacCCACGAATCGCcgctccccctatctccttggttatgcgaaaagttgctcctgcattaatgatttcaagacttttgatcttcctttcttcctttaaattgcacgaaatctgcatcatttagtcaaaatcacaatgaatttctctttttcctctctccatctcttgattctgcaacttcccaaccctagaaaacgaagccatggtttttcatcttcctgttcgttgcttggtttctttcttcttgttaccatcaaagaaatggtttttctacgttatttcctttgttcttcccatgttatcatattgttattgtcgtttttgggggtgaaaggggcgaaaaatataagtatctgtttttttttctgcgtttttttcatgaattcactttgcaatcgatggtttcgctaagctttgcgaagagaacgagcctggaaagtgacgatctacttcgctAATCGttgatttcgcgaagatatgCGAAGAGAAAGCGTCTGAAAcatatggatctacctcgcgaatctattagttcgcgaagtctgcgaatagatcctcacgtttcagacctcgcagacttcgtgaaagcatcgatatgcgacgtagatagtcacgtttctgacctcgcagacttcgcgaaagcatcgatatgcgaagtaaaaccctgcacatttacattcgcatgcttcgctaatcttcatttcgcgaagccaaaatcgtctttttccctgcctaacacaATTAATTTTTTCTATAGATGATTGAATACGTAATatccctttctagaaggcggcgtactgggctgcaggggagataattttccttcctgtatagggataaACTTCCCCAAGactgacacattcactcctaaagtggttggttaggagaggttttgtcaatcttggggtgcaccatgggacacgtccatcccatggtgccaatgttcaaagtggacctaacttaatccgTACCAATCTTGAATcagatgagtaatcttggtgggcaccgtgagacacatccatcccaaaaggtctggaccttttgggatggatgtgtctcacggtgcccaccaagattactcatccgattcaagattggtaccggattagttaggttcactttgaaatgattcgttaggagagttcattgtggcaatcttgttgtaaaatttgataatgttataatttgaatgttgttattgtggcaatcttgttgtaaattttgataatgttatgatttgaatgttgttattgtggcaatcttcttgtaaattttgataatgttatgtttttaatgttagaatccgttgttgtttgccattttttgttatataccactttgcgaattagcttcaagtcatatccagcattcgcatatgcgaactaaattcatcaagtaaaacaaacttcagcttcgcaggcttcgcatatgcgaactaaattcattaagtaaatccaaACATCAGCtttgcaggcttcgcatatggtcgaatatgcgaagtcaaACGGGATAGAGcgagccgcgcgtaaatattgaaggtattatgggaaagtcacacaaaatcagtctagatatgtaataggattagtaaatgggttaaatatgtaaatgagcctcccatttgacccagttttgcaaacaactaacaacaataataacaacTATTAGCTAAAATGCCCTAAATGTATGCCATGTAAGATGATTCTTTTCCACGTAAAAGACACATGACAAAGggctatttttttaaaaaagccAAGGTTATAACAAATATACTCACCTAATTCTGTCATATTAAATTTTTCATCTTTTGTATCTATCATATTCTTCACTTTCTAAAATTAGAGTTATTCACCAAAGGAGCATAACTTAGTTGGTACATCTCTGAATCAGAGATGAGAGATTGTGGATTCAAATCCATCCtcttaaatataaaaaagattatataGAGCTTTGCATTAaatctaaaataataataagttagAATTTTAAGAACGGATGAGATTCCTACCGCAACATTTTAGAAGAAATCGAttatattgtaattttattatggCCGGAATAAAATTTTAGTCGCTTTACTATACTATCAAAATAGTTTAATGACCAAACTTCCATGATCATATATGCTTTTTTTACTCCTCTCCCTAGTATATGTAAAAACTGTTTGGGTTATCTAACAAATAATTCTAAATCCACCACTTATTGTGAAAATTTCTATGggaaatttatttttgtacattattttgatttgattatagataagagagagagagaggagaagTGAACCCGGGCAAATTAGAGGAAGTGAAAATGAAAGCTGGAGTTTTCAAACCAAATAGAGAGCTAAAACTACTAGTAACTCTCCTTTTGGTGAATATGCTAATGGCTTCACGTATTTCTCTCTCCCGCTCCGTCCATCCTATACTTAAACACTCCTCTTTTTCCCATTTTGCCCCCAAACAATTCCCTAAATCTCATCCTTGTCCCCTCTGGTCATCTTCTTTCTCCTTCTGCCTTCGTCAATCTCTCCGTAAATCTACTCCCTTATCTGTCTCTCCCTCCTTTTCTTCCTTCCCTTGCTATTCTTCACTTTCTCCTCCCTCAATGGCTGTTACTGCTGCTTCCGACGACACTCTCCACTCCAATCCTCTTTTGCAGGACTTCGAATTTCCTCCTTTCAATGTTGTTGAGGCTGAACATGTTCGACCTGGGGTTCGCGCTTTGCTGACCAAACTTGTATGTCGCTTTGATCTTTCTTGTTTTCTCATTACTGGATTCTCCTGTTTGGCTTGTGTTGCGACCGAGTTTTTTGCAAGTCAATGCTTTTTGGACGggttttatgattttatgattgcATTGTCTTGTGATTTTGGTATCTGGATTATACGTCTATCATGTTTATGTTTCTGAATTTTGGACATTTGGATATTCACTTGCTTTGATTGATTTACTGTTCCAATATTTCGGTTATATTACTCTTGATCATTCTTGTTGTACAGTTATTTAATTTTGGTTTCCAGAGATTaaactttatttcttttgtgTCTTTAATGTTGATTATGCTAGCATATGCGCTGTGATTTGTAGGAAAGTGATTTGGAGGAATTGGAGAGAACATTAGAGCCATCATGGCCAAAGTTGGTGGAGCCATTGGAGAAGCTTGTAGATCGCTTACAGATAGTTTGGGGGATGATCAACCATCTTAAGTCTGTTAAGGACAGAGCTGAACTCCGTGCTGCTATTGAAGAAGTTCAGGTAAATATTGTTTACACACAGCCTTGTTTATGTATGCGAACTAGGTTGGATAGTTCATACCTTTTGTTGGAACTAGACTGGAGACTacgtaaaagtgaacctcattAAATCACCATAGCTTTGTGatgtttgatatatatatatatatatatatatataaactaatgtgtttgttagaTGCTCTTGCTCGCATTAAGAAAGCTATCCAAAATTCTTGTTAGACTTCGTTGAAGCTTATGGGTTTTGGCTCTTATTTGCAGCCAGAAAAGGTCAAATTTGAGCTTAGATTGGGACAAAGTAAACCCATTTACAATGCGTTTAAGGCTATCCAAGAATCTCCTCAATGGCAGTCACTGAGCGATGCTCAGAAACGTATTGTGGATTGTAAGTGTCTTCAAATTATATAATCATCTGagcttattatttttttcactaTTTTGGTTTAATCTAGATTCTTAGaagttaaaatattatttacagttttctttttcttacgAGTTTTGGAAAGATATATATTGGAGCTCTTTATTTTCTATTCAATCTTGTTGTTTCTGGTTTTCTGAATTTTAAATGGTGCAATGGCCTTAGAGCAGCTAATTACATGATGTCATGATCACCTTCAATTATTGCTTGGCCTGTTCATTATTGAATGGGTAGGTTTGGCATAGTCCAACAGGCTCTCCAGAATAAAAAGGAAAGTCACCTCTAGGGATACCTTACATGATCTGGTTGCAGTTTCTTGTTTGATATGTGTGAATTTGCATCTGAGTTTCTTGCAACAATATTATTACAGGTATTAATGTTTCCGTAGTGTTTATTTATGAGGTAAGTTGATTCATTGTAACCAGCCATCATGTCAGTGTTCTGTGATTCAGTTTTTAGATGGCTTTCTCTTGTTGTTTTCCTTTTCAATGGAGAAGATCTTGGTGTTGCACTCATAACTCTTGCGTATTATTTATTCCCATCTGGTcagttaattataaatttataataagtTTGAAGGTTAATCATTTGATTACCTGAATCCTTTTAGGTATGAGAACTAGGAAGCACTGACACTTCTAGGAGGTTAACGTACATCGGACACTCTGGACACGACGGGCACACGCACCCAACACGCCAAAATAAATGTcccctcttttcttttcttttttaatacgGGGACACATGGGGACACTTGGGGGACACGACTTCTGAGTTAATTAggtagagttttttttttttagtaattttacaaAAACGAGGGGctgatatataaaaataaaataaaataaaaccctctaaaaaaattaaaatctaaaCAAAACAATATAACAGCCGCCCCTTTTTTATGTAAAGAAAAATCTAAAAACTTCAAAAAACCCAAAcctaaaatccaaaaaaacaaattaaaattagaagttagaagaacctaatctaaACTCCTCTGATTTGCTATGGATTTTTTTATGGTTTATAATGACTTCTGTCTGAATGTTATttatggtatatatatatataattggcATGTCCCCacccgtgtctcatatttttttaaaaaaaatgtcatttgcCACACCCGTACGAGTACCCGTGTCGGTGCTTCCTAGTATGAGTGAGAATGAAAGGATAAGAAAGCCTAGAAAATACATACTGCTATTTTGCTAATGTAATATTTccatttatttagttaataactAGTATTTGCTTTGTTAGTTTCACTGTTTCAGGAAATGCACCAAATAGATGTGTCTGTACTGTACCCCTAGTGCAGTTGTACctcattgttattatttttttaaaagttttaatGAAAGCAGAAGTAgttgttaaatcgagattcgactTGTGACTCAAAATCCTCATTTTGTGAACCGGGACTCGTGAATCGAACCAAATAGTAAGATTCggataaattcaaaatattataaaagataaaatattaaccatgtttaactttaataaaatattaccaCTTTATTGTTATCCTTACAATATGCTGACAATCTATTAATTTTAGTAGAATATATGCATGTTTAAGACCACAACTGCCTCGTTAAAATGCCTATTGACTTCTTCATTTGACCCTGCACAGCCCAAATCAAGGAGGCAGTTCTTAATGGTGTTGCTCTTGAAGATGATAAAAGGGAAGAATTTAACAAAATTGAGCAGGTTTTTTTCGTATATACTTAgttgtacttatttattttcgtgGAGTAATAAAGGGAAATTTTggcattgtttttttttttttttttttttttttttttttgtgtgtgtgtgtgtgtattaATTAGATTTCATGGGGTGTGGGAATTACTTTTGAGTTCCTCTTTGTTTTCATTTTCCTTGTTGAGGTATCATGCTTCATGTTTAGTTATTGAAATTATCAGCTGAGGCAATGGTTAATATGTACTATTTGAATCATTACatatttaattattgttttgaTTATGGTATAATTTGCAGGAGCTGCAAAGACTATCTCAAAAGTTTGAGGAGAATGTATTAGACGCCACAAAGAAGTTTGAAAAGCTCATTACCGATAAGATTGAAATTGAAGGGTTGCCTGCTACAGCACTTGCATTGGCAGCAGAGAGGGCAGTATCTAAGGTATCACATGGGAATTTCCATTTTTCTGTATTGTTTCCATTCCATTCGTTAAGTGGACTATCTTTAggtttaattatatatttcttCTGACAGGGGCATAAGGCAACAGCTGAGGATGGACCGTGGATAATTTCACTGGATGCTCCTAGTTTTATGTCTGTCATGCAACATGCTCGAAACCGTGATTTGCGAAAAGAAATCTACCATGCTTATGTATCTCGTGCTTCAAGTGGAGATTTAGATAATACTCATATTATTGACCAAATATTGAAGCTCAGACTGGATAAGGCTAAGCTccttaattataacaattatgcTGAGGTATTTGATATGAACTAATATTATGCTGAACAAGAACGATGTATCCTTGCTGATATGATTCATAACAGGTAAGCATGGCAAAAAAAATGGCAACTGTTGAGAAGGCAGAAGAGCTCTTAGAAAAGCTGCGGACAGCTTCCTGGGATGCTGCGGTTCAAGGTAAAATAAGTGTACTTTTCAATTCAAAGGGATGGCTATTCCAATGTACTTTTCAATTCAAAGGGATAGCTATTCCAAATACCTTAGGGCATAAATGACAACATTGATACCATAAGGTATTACCTTTTCAGtattgttttattaattatgCACATCTGCATGCAGAACCCTAAAGATGTTTACGCTTGTTTCGTATATATGTGTTCTTAATCCCGGATGCAGTATTATTGCATTAAACTTGTATCACTATTGGCAAAGTCTAGTTTCTTCCTGTTTCTATTGGTCTGATCCAGTCTGTACATGATTTTTATTGTTGGACAAAAATATAAGGTGGATGTCGGATACAGCTTGCTTCTTCATATTCCCAACCTTTTCCTTTCTATATGCTTCTGTATCTGCAAATTTACCTTAATTGGAGCAGATATTTAAAACCAAATTCATATTCTATTTTGCAGATGTGGAAGACCTTAAAATCTTCTCCAAAAAGCAAGGTGCAGCAGAGGCAAATGATTTAAATCATTGGGATCTCACCTTTTGGGCTGAGAGACTTCGTGAGTCAAAATATGACATCAATGAGGTTATCTATCTCTCTTTCTCAAAAGCATATTGTGAATTACATAGTTCAATTATAATTAGTTGTTCGTCAAGTAATATTATTATTGAAGCTGATTTCTGAACttgattgtttatttatttatgacaCCTCATCAATAATTCATCAAACCCAGACATTCTTTTTTGAACTTTTTGAGTTCTTATATTATTAACTAAGATTTATATTCTTTTCCAGCTTTGTTAACTTTTCCACGTGGCACAATTCGTAACACGTgacaattgttttaattttttttccatatccatctaatgagacaattaatggagcactatcgaaataagaagaaagacttgcatatggttttcattgacttggagaaagcatatgataaggtatcaagggaagtactttggtgggccttgacaaggaaaggcatttcgcggaaatatattgacatcataaaggacatgtatgagggagtatgcacgagtgtacgtactagtgttgggaagactgaagagtttcctattacgattggagtgcatcaaggttccgcactaagcccatttctttttgccatcgttatggatgaactaacaagttcacttcaagatggtataccatggtgcatgctgtttgcagatgatattgtgttggttgatgagacgaaagaaggagtggagatgaagttggaactatggaggcaaactctagaatctagaggctttaagttgagtcgaagtaagacagaatatttggagtgtaagtttagcggccgtaggagtagggaggcagggacaatcaccctagatgggagagttgttcaggcctcggattgcttccggtatttaggatctattatccaaacggatggagaagtagatggagatgttgctcataggattaaagctggttggtcgaagtggaagagtgctacgggtttcctttgtgatcccggcatgcctaatagattgaagggaaaattctaccggacggcaattagaccagcattgttatatggtacggagtgttgggcagtgaaacactgccacatccataagatgtcggtggcggagatgcgtatgttgagatggatgtgtggtcacacgagaaaggaccgggtgcgtaatgaaataattaggacaaaagtaggggtcacatctattgagaataaaatgagagaaaaccgactaaggtggtttggccatgtgagacgtagagcgcttgatgcgccggttaggagaaccgaagagtggcaaagggatgtagtggtgaggggtaggggaagatatattgacatcataaaggacatgtatgagggagtatgcacgagtgtacgtactagtgttgggaagactgaagagtttcctattacgattggagtgcatcaaggttccgcactaagcctatttctttttgccatcgttatggatgaactaacaagttcacttcaagatggtataccatggtgcatgctgtttgcagatgatattgtgttggttgatgagacgaaagaaggagtggagatgaagttggaactatggaggcaaactctagaatctagaggctttaagttgagtcgaagtaagacagaatatttggagtgtaagtttagcggccgtaggagtagggaggcagggacaatcaccctagatgggagagttgttcaggcctcggattgcttccggtatttaggatctattatccaaacggatggagaagtagatggagatgttgctcataggattaaagctggttggtcgaagtggaagagtgctacgggtttcctttgtgatcccggcatgcctaatagattgaagggaaaattctaccggacggcaattagaccagcattgttatatggtacggagtgttgggcagtgaaacactgccacatccataagatgtcggtggcggagatgcgtatgttgagatggatgtgtggtcacacgagaaaggaccgggtgcgtaatgaaataattaggacaaaagtaggggtcacatctattgagaataaaatgagagaaaaccgactaaggtggtttggccatgtgagacgtagaacgcttgatgcgccggttaggagaaccgaagagtggcaaagggatgtagtggtgaggggtaggggaagacctaagcaaacttggaggagggtgatcgagagtgatatgagtttattgggaattgaggaaaatatggtagtggataggacggagtggagggagcgaatctgtgtcgctgacacgacttgattttcacggttttatatgatggttcatgttagccgaccccgaatcatttcgggactaaggctttgttgttgttgttgttgtatagacttaatatgtggataaataaggaattaatttttttcttatttatccacGTAGTAAGTCTTaatggaaaaaaataattaaaacaattgtCATGTGTCAAAGATTGTGTCATGTGGCAAGAATTAACAAATCAGTTAACTTTTCATCCAAAACGGGTTAAATGTCACATATGAGAATAACTCATGGGtcaaatgttaccaaatgataCCAGAGGGggcaaataacaaaattttggatactaCATGTCAACTAGGGCTTTAATCCATTTACAACTAGAAGAACTATGTACAGGGTTTAGATTTGAATTAGCACCCTCTGTCCATACTCTTAAAATGAAATTTCTTAATCCTTAGAACTTTTTCTTATAATCCACTTGGAATGCATGAATTCAAAATGTAGAATTTTTTTCGAAATGAATTCTTGTGCTGTCGATACTGGtttaaaacatgaaaattgaatTCCATAATTTATGCTTGGAAAGGatgattatttgtttttgttttttactCTTGATTTTTTAGCATTATTTGTCGATGctccttaaaaaaaaaacttaatatgAAGCTGATCTTTATCTTGCAAAAACTAAAATACTCtaaaatctaattaattaaaagacattaaaattcTTGAtgaaaaaatagttttttcctCAAAAGACTATAATTTGaataagagaaaaatacaaaactaaatctgtagtttggccgatttgcaaaAACAGTccccgtggtttaaaagtttgcaaacaagGGTTATGTGTTTTGTGCGGTTTACAAAATCAGTCATTCTGTCCAAAATTGTTGTGACTATTTTACTCCAAAAGAGAGCGATTTGGAGCAATTAAAAATATTGACTTTTCAAATTACCCAAAATACAAAAGGTCtgactttgcaaattaactaaaccacaagTATTCTCTGACCGAAAAATTGACATGCAGATTTTTTAACTGAAAATTTCATAAAGCACGGAATCcttgtttgcaaacttttaaaccaggAGAACTGTCTTTGCAAATCGGTGGTtcatttttgtacttttctctttaaataattaaaaaaaaattgaacagtTGATTATTATTAAAGAACAATGTTACAAGCAAAAGAGATAAAAATATTATGAGAGTTAATTAAAGGTTTGATGAGAGTAATACTGTTTTAAAAACtgtctttttaaaaaaaagaaagtggAAGTCATTACAAGTTGTATCTATTTTGGTAGAATTTGCTTTAAGCATACTTAGTTGAAGGGAATTCAATTCTAGGAAATtacatttgtaattttttattccAAGCTTAGAAATTTAGAATTGCAAATGAATTTTTCAACATTTTGAGGAATTCATTCATTCCAAGTGGTGCCTTAGGtttcttctttttaatttagACTTTATTCTATCTACTAGCTGGTAAAGTATATTTTTCTCTGATAGTGGATATCATTATAGTTGATTGAGAAGGCATCCATTTGTTATCGTCTTGGCACTAAAGAATGGAAATCACAAAACATATTTTTGTGTGTTTTGGATGCATAGGCACTAGCAATTGAACATTTGGCATGTATGTTTGATCACACTGCATAAGATTATCACAGTATAGTGTCTTGGCTTCATTCACTTTGTGTAAAATCTAAACTATTTCTCATGGAGAAATGcttgttttcatttttaattttacagGAAGAACTACGACCATATTTTTCACTGCCAAAGGTTATGGACGGCCTTTTCAACCTTGCAAAGAAACTCTTCGGAATTAATATTGAATCAGCTGATGGTTTAGCTCCTGTAATATATTCCATTGGCTCCAATTTTGATTTGGTTGCTGCCTTAACCATAGATTATCTGTTTTGCATGTTACTGAATGTACTTCTGGTTTTGTAGGTTTGGAACAATGAAGTTAGCTTCTACTGTGTCAAAGATTCCTCTGGCAGTCCAATTGCGTATTTCTATTTTGATCCATTCTCTCGTCCATCTGAAAAAAGAGGAGGTGCATGGATGGATGAAGTAGTTAGTCGAAGTCGAGTTATGTCACGCAATGGCACTGCTCCAAGGTTGCCTGTCGCACACATGGTTTGCAATCAAACGCCACCAATTGGGGGCAGTCCAAGCCTTATGACATTTAGAGAGGTAAACTTGTACGTATGTGCTTTGGTTCAATTGGCCATAATTTGCATCAATGAGTACAAGTCCACTTGCAAAGATACATAAGTTTTTGATGTCAGAACCCCTATAGCACAAAGACAAAAAGACAgctatatgtatgtatgtgtgtatatatatgtgtgtacatatatacattacatatatacacacatatatatGGATGGAAGGATGGATGGAGAcgatatttctttctttcttgctaaTGCATAGCATTATGACtttattcttcttttttcttcactGAAACTTTATGCTTCTCTTAGTTTGCTGCTGATAGTATTCTCCTATAATCCAAGTTTAGACGGATTTCAAGATG comes from the Euphorbia lathyris chromosome 5, ddEupLath1.1, whole genome shotgun sequence genome and includes:
- the LOC136229934 gene encoding probable cytosolic oligopeptidase A; this encodes MKAGVFKPNRELKLLVTLLLVNMLMASRISLSRSVHPILKHSSFSHFAPKQFPKSHPCPLWSSSFSFCLRQSLRKSTPLSVSPSFSSFPCYSSLSPPSMAVTAASDDTLHSNPLLQDFEFPPFNVVEAEHVRPGVRALLTKLESDLEELERTLEPSWPKLVEPLEKLVDRLQIVWGMINHLKSVKDRAELRAAIEEVQPEKVKFELRLGQSKPIYNAFKAIQESPQWQSLSDAQKRIVDSQIKEAVLNGVALEDDKREEFNKIEQELQRLSQKFEENVLDATKKFEKLITDKIEIEGLPATALALAAERAVSKGHKATAEDGPWIISLDAPSFMSVMQHARNRDLRKEIYHAYVSRASSGDLDNTHIIDQILKLRLDKAKLLNYNNYAEVSMAKKMATVEKAEELLEKLRTASWDAAVQDVEDLKIFSKKQGAAEANDLNHWDLTFWAERLRESKYDINEEELRPYFSLPKVMDGLFNLAKKLFGINIESADGLAPVWNNEVSFYCVKDSSGSPIAYFYFDPFSRPSEKRGGAWMDEVVSRSRVMSRNGTAPRLPVAHMVCNQTPPIGGSPSLMTFREVETVFHEFGHALQHMLTKQDEGLVAGIRGIEWDAVELPSQFMENWCYHRETLMGIAKHYVSGETLPEDVYLKLLAARTFRAGSLSLRQLRFASLDLELHSKYVPGGSESIYDIDQRVSKRTQVIPPLAEDRFLCSFSHIFAGGYAAGYYSYKWAEVLSADAFSAFEDAGLEDSQAVKETGQRFRETILALGGGKAPLEVFVQFRGREPSPEALLRHNGLLSFAASA